A window of the Microtus pennsylvanicus isolate mMicPen1 chromosome 4, mMicPen1.hap1, whole genome shotgun sequence genome harbors these coding sequences:
- the Ftmt gene encoding ferritin, mitochondrial — MLSCFWFFSKHTGPSLRSLPHVLHRCTVPQCLASGYPLGPLPVSSPRRLLASAASSKDSSGPARVRQNFHPDCEAAINRQINMELYASYVYLSMAYYFSRDDVALYNFSKYFLHQSLEEREHAEKLLRLQNQRGGRISLQDIKKPDRDDWESGLRAMECALLLEKSVNQSLLDLHTLASEKGDPHLCDFLETHYLNEQVKSIKELGDHVHNLITMGAPAAGLAEYLFDKHTLGSESKH, encoded by the coding sequence ATGCTGTCCTGCTTCTGGTTTTTCTCCAAGCACACCGGCCCTTCACTGAGGTCCCTGCCCCATGTGCTACACAGATGTACCGTCCCACAGTGTTTGGCCTCCGGGTATCCTTTAGGTCCCCTACCAGTCTCTTCCCCTCGACGTCTGCTGGCCTCGGCGGCCTCCTCCAAGGACTCCTCTGGACCTGCCAGGGTGCGCCAAAACTTCCACCCAGACTGCGAGGCCGCCATCAACCGCCAAATCAACATGGAGCTTTATGCGTCCTACGTGTACCTGTCCATGGCCTACTATTTCTCCAGAGATGATGTGGCCTTGTACAACTTCTCCAAGTATTTCCTTCACCAGTCCCTGGAGGAGAGGGAACACGCGGAGAAGCTTTTGAGGCTTCAGAACCAGCGTGGAGGCCGAATCTCCCTCCAGGATATCAAGAAGCCAGACCGAGATGACTGGGAAAGTGGACTGCGGGCCATGGAATGTGCTCTGCTCCTGGAGAAGAGTGTGAACCAGTCACTGCTGGACTTGCATACTCTTGCATCTGAAAAAGGAGATCCTCATTTGTGCGACTTTCTGGAAACACACTACCTGAATGAGCAGGTGAAGTCTATTAAAGAATTAGGTGACCATGTGCACAACTTGATCACCATGGGGGCTCCAGCTGCTGGCCTAGCAGAGTATCTTTTTGACAAGCACACCCTTGGAAGTGAGAGCAAGCACTAA